One Candidatus Hydrogenedens sp. genomic window, TGTGTATTTGCCCCTCAGGAGTTAAAGTATTTACACTTTCCCCCTCTATTGGTTTTTTGTTTTCACAACAGGGAAGAAACAAAAAGCAATGTATCAGTATAATAATAATGTAACGTTTCATAGATGCTCATAAGTTATTTAGTGATTATTTAAAATGTTTTTTAGAAAAGTATAACAAAAGAAATAGAAAACAAAAAATGATTATCCCTCAAAGAATACAAATACAAACACAAACAGGGTGCAATGGCCGTTGTGTATTTTGTCCCAATGAACAATTTATAAAAGCACATCTTCCCACAGGAAGAATGCCAAAGGAACTATTTTGTTCCATCATTGATCAATTGGCAACTCTAAACCCACATCGGATTATGCCCTATTTACAAAACGAACCATTGCTGGATGAACGGTTGCCAGAATTAGTTGAATATATTCATAAAAAGATGCCCAAAGTAACAACATTAGTTGTAAGTAATGGAACACGATTGAATAATGAAATGGGAGAAAAATTAATAGAAAGTGGGTTAAAACGACTGAAAGTAAGTTTACAATCTTTAAATGATGAAGTTAATCAACAACTTATGGGTTATCCTGCAAAACCTGTCATTGAAAATATTATAATTTTTTCAAATTTATTAAAAAAGAAACAATCCGATATGGATTTTAGGGTCTCTACAATAGTTACCTCTAAGAATGAAAAAGAGATTGATGAAATGAAGAAACTCTGGGGAA contains:
- a CDS encoding radical SAM protein — protein: MIIPQRIQIQTQTGCNGRCVFCPNEQFIKAHLPTGRMPKELFCSIIDQLATLNPHRIMPYLQNEPLLDERLPELVEYIHKKMPKVTTLVVSNGTRLNNEMGEKLIESGLKRLKVSLQSLNDEVNQQLMGYPAKPVIENIIIFSNLLKKKQSDMDFRVSTIVTSKNEKEIDEMKKLWGKYGIRLVLSSLENRGGNISNVLELSNTPEMRLRRGCIRPTRDMCILFNGKVVLCCVDWLRTVILGDLNEKSITEIWNSPRLQMIREGLNMEDCCHLPEICRNCSEAVENYRKTPSWLKQIKNSFKQVFQNLTK